The window CGCCGGCCAGGTGTGGGTGCGACGGGTCGCGGACGAAGGGGAGCCGGGGTGGAAGTTCGTGGTGCCCATCGAGTACGCAGGCGACCTGATCCCCAGCTACCAGGCCCAGCCGGCTCGGGGAAGCCGGGGCGACGTGCGGGCCAAGGGGCAGTGGAAGGACGGCCGATGGACGGTGGAGATGGTCCGGCGCTTCCAGACCGGCCACCCGGACGACCTCTCCCTGCAGGGCGGCCCCACCCGCCACGCCGTGTCGTTCGGCGCCTACGACCGGGGCAACATGGGAGACCACACCTCCAGCCCCATCGTCCACGTGGAGATCGTGACGCGGTAGCCGCCGGCCCCCCCAATCGAAATCGCCTCGCCAAATCGGAATCGGGATCGAGCGTGAAAACCGATCGCGATTTCGATCTCCTGGCGATCTGCTCGACTGCTCTTGGGGATTACCCGACCCGCTTCAGAACAGGAGCCGCGGCAGAAACGTCACGATCTGGGGGAAGGCGATGAGGGAGAGGGTGCCGAGCACCAGGGCCCCCAGGAAGGGGACCACGCCCCGGAAGATGGTCTGGAGCGGGATCTCCCGGGCGATGCCGTTGACCACGTAGACGTTGATCCCCACCGGCGGGGTGATGACCCCCATCTGGGTGATGAGCACGATGATGACCCCGAACCACAGGGGGTCGTACCCCAGGCCCAGGACGATGGGGTAGAAGATGGGGATCGTGAGCATCACCAGCGCCAGGGCGTCGATGAAGCAGCCGCCCAGGAGGTACATCCCCACGATAAGCATCATGACGGCCCACCGCGGCAGATCCAGGTCCCCCACCCAGGTGGCCATCTCGAAGGGGATGCGGGTCACGGCCAGGAAGCGCCCGAAAATCACCGCGCCGGCGATGAGCAGGAGTACCATGCACGAGGTGCGCACCGTCTCGTAGAGGCTCTTCACCACCCCCTTCCAGGTGATCTGCCGCGCCAGCACCGCCACCGCCAGCATGAGGAACGCCCCCACCCCGCCGGCCTCCGTGGGGGTGAAGAAGCCCGTGAGAAGGCCCGCCATCACCAGGCCGAAGACGAGCAGGGTCTCCCAGAGCTCGCCGAGGGCCTTCCGCCGCTCCCGCCAGGAGAACCGCTCGCCCGCGGGGCCGGCGTCGGGGTGGCGGCGGCAGTGGAACCACACCGCTCCCAGGAACCAGGCGGTAACGTAGAGGGCCGGCACGATGCACGCGGTGAAGAGCCGGCCGATGGACTGCTCGGTGAGGATGCCGTAGACGATCATCACGACGCTGGGGGGCATGAGCATCCCCAGGCTCCCCCCCGCCGCCACCGATCCCGCCGCCAGAGCATTGCCGTAGCCGTAGCGGCGCATCTCGGGCAGCCCCACCACGGCCATGGTGGCCGCCGTGGCCGGGCTCGACCCGCACACCGTGCCGAACGCCGTGCACGCCGCCACCGTGGCCATGGCCAGGCCCCCCCGCAGCCCCCCCAGCCACTTGTACGCGCAGTCGTAGAGCCTGCGGCTGATCCCCGCGTTGAACGCGATCTGCCCCATGAGGATGAACAGCGGGATCACCGTGAGGCCGTAAGAGGAAAAGACCGAGTAGACCTCGCGGGAGAGGAGGTTCAGGGCGGCGTTGAGGCTGATCACGTACGCAAAGCCGGCAAATCCCACCAAAGCCATGGCGTACGCCACCGGCATGCCCGTAAAGAAGAGCAGGAGAAGGCCGGCGATGCCCAGGCCCCCCGCTTCGAGGGGCGTCATCGGGCGCTCCCCCGCAGGCCCAGGGCCGCGGCAGCCGCCTGGACCACGGCAGAGGCCTGTACCAGGGCGAGCACCCCGAAGGACGCTGCAATCAGGTAGATCACCACGTAGGTGGGGAGCTGCAAGGTGGCCGAGACCTCGCCGCTCGCCCGCATCTGGGCCCCGTACTCGGCGGACTTCCACGCGATGACCCCGAAGAGGGCCAGGGCCAGGAGCCCCGTGAGGGCCTCAATGGCCGCCTGGGTGCGGCTGCCCACGATCTGGAAGAGGAGCTCCACCCCCACGTGGCCCCGCTCCCGCTGGGTGTAGGGGAGGGAAAACGCCAGAGTCAGGGTGGCCAGGAGCCCTGTCACCTCCACCGCTCCCAGGATGGGCTTCCCCACCGCCCGCCCGATCACGTCGGCGCAGGTGAGCAGCATCATGGCCCCCAGGGCCACGGCCGAGAGGCGCTTGAGCAGGTTGCTCAGGTGCTCGATGCCTCGCTCTACCATCCTCTGGCCTCCTTGCCCTTGGGCTGGACCGGCGCCCGCGGCCGGCAGTCACCGGCCGCGGGCACAGGGATATCGCTCACTTCACGCCGTGGCGCGCCAGGGCCGCCTGGGTGGCCTCGAGGGCGCGCTTTCCGTCGATTCCCTTGGCCTGGGCCTCGGTCACGTACCCGTCGATGATGGGCTGGACCGCCTGCTTCCAGCGGGCGGCCTCTTCCGGGGAGAGGGGGATGATCTCATTTTTCTGCTCCAGGAAGTACGCCCGTCCCTCCTGGTCGCTCTCGTCCCAGGCCGCGGCGGTCTTGGCCACCCACTCGGCGCTGACCTCGTCGATGGCCTTCTGGGCGGCGGGGGAGAGCCGCTCCCACTTCTGCTTGTTCATCACCACGAAGAAGCTCGAGGTGTAGGCCATGGAGAAGTTCTCGGTCATGAACTTGGTGACCTCGCCGAGCTTCCAGCCCTTGTTGGACTCCATGGGATAGAGGGAGCCGTCCACCACCCCCTTCTGGAGGGAGGGATAGGTCTCGGGCATGGGCATGGCCACCGGGGTGCCCCCCAGGGCCGAGACGATCTTGGCCGCGAACCCCGTGGCCCGGAACTTGAGGCCCTTCATGTCGTCCATGGTCCGGATGGGGCGCACCCGGCTGTGGACGAGCCCCGGACCGTGGGCGTGGAGGTAGAGGACCTTCACGTCGTCGAGCTCCTTGGGCTGGAGCTCCCGGTAGACCTCGTTGACCACTTCGGTGGCCACGACCCCGTTGGGATAGCCCAGGGGCAGGTCCACCACCTCCATCACGGGGAAGCGGCCCCGGGTGTAGGCGAAGAGCGCGAGCCCGATGTCCGAGATGCCGCTCACCACGCCGTCGTAGACCTGGTCGGCCTTGGTGAGGGTCTGGCCCGGGAAGTACTGGACCACGACCTCGCCGTTGGTGCGCTTTTCCACCTCCTTGCACCACTGCTCGGCGAGCTTGCTCTGGATGTGGGTGGGGGGGAAGAAGTTGGAGTAGGTGAGGGTCACGGGGGCTGCGCCGGCGAGGCCGGCCCCCAGGCCCGTAAGGAGGATCGAAGCCGCCCATGCGCCGAAGAATCTCTTCATCGCCGTCTCCTTCTCGGTGCGAGACCCGCCCCAGGGGGTCTCTCGGTTGCCGCCCGGATTCCTTCCCACGCCCGTCCCCGCGCGCTCTCGTCCGCCTCTTCATAGAGGAACTGCCGTTTGATTGCAAGGAGCGGGGCGGGTTGCCTGTTGCGCGTTGCACGTTGGGGGTTGTACGGTGGGGCTCTCGACATTCGTCCCATTCGTCCCGTCGGTCCCCTTCTCTCCACCGGACCACGGACCACGGACCACGGACCACGGACCACGCCCAACCCACCGCCTGTAGGAGGCCCCCCATGGACAAGGAAACCCTTCGCCGTTTTGCCCTGGACCTGGGAGCCGACGCGGTG of the Thermodesulfobacteriota bacterium genome contains:
- a CDS encoding TRAP transporter small permease, with the protein product MVERGIEHLSNLLKRLSAVALGAMMLLTCADVIGRAVGKPILGAVEVTGLLATLTLAFSLPYTQRERGHVGVELLFQIVGSRTQAAIEALTGLLALALFGVIAWKSAEYGAQMRASGEVSATLQLPTYVVIYLIAASFGVLALVQASAVVQAAAAALGLRGSAR
- a CDS encoding TRAP transporter substrate-binding protein; translated protein: MKRFFGAWAASILLTGLGAGLAGAAPVTLTYSNFFPPTHIQSKLAEQWCKEVEKRTNGEVVVQYFPGQTLTKADQVYDGVVSGISDIGLALFAYTRGRFPVMEVVDLPLGYPNGVVATEVVNEVYRELQPKELDDVKVLYLHAHGPGLVHSRVRPIRTMDDMKGLKFRATGFAAKIVSALGGTPVAMPMPETYPSLQKGVVDGSLYPMESNKGWKLGEVTKFMTENFSMAYTSSFFVVMNKQKWERLSPAAQKAIDEVSAEWVAKTAAAWDESDQEGRAYFLEQKNEIIPLSPEEAARWKQAVQPIIDGYVTEAQAKGIDGKRALEATQAALARHGVK
- a CDS encoding TRAP transporter large permease; this encodes MTPLEAGGLGIAGLLLLFFTGMPVAYAMALVGFAGFAYVISLNAALNLLSREVYSVFSSYGLTVIPLFILMGQIAFNAGISRRLYDCAYKWLGGLRGGLAMATVAACTAFGTVCGSSPATAATMAVVGLPEMRRYGYGNALAAGSVAAGGSLGMLMPPSVVMIVYGILTEQSIGRLFTACIVPALYVTAWFLGAVWFHCRRHPDAGPAGERFSWRERRKALGELWETLLVFGLVMAGLLTGFFTPTEAGGVGAFLMLAVAVLARQITWKGVVKSLYETVRTSCMVLLLIAGAVIFGRFLAVTRIPFEMATWVGDLDLPRWAVMMLIVGMYLLGGCFIDALALVMLTIPIFYPIVLGLGYDPLWFGVIIVLITQMGVITPPVGINVYVVNGIAREIPLQTIFRGVVPFLGALVLGTLSLIAFPQIVTFLPRLLF